The following coding sequences lie in one Spirosoma sp. KUDC1026 genomic window:
- a CDS encoding prolyl oligopeptidase family serine peptidase — protein MLSSSVALGQAVEPLTYPKARKTDQVDTYHGTKVADPYRWLEDDRSAETAEWVTAENKVTFAYLDKIPYRKQLQQRLEAVYNYPKYSAPYRRGEWFYFSKNDGLQNQAVLYRQKGLDGQPEVVIDPNKLSTDGTTRLGAFSLSKDGKYAVVGLSKGGSDWQEYQIMELATKTYLPEKIEWVKVSGAAWQGDGFYYSRYPKPEGSALAAKNENHQVFFHKLNTPQSADKLIYEDAAHPQRFHIVSTTDDERFALLSISDRGQGKDGNALLFNDARASQKDFVPVVSDITDFSYGVVDNDGDRLLILTNEKAPNSKVVAFDTKKKAFSTLIPERPEPITEGGVNAAGGKLFVEYSKDVTSQINVFDYTGKLESNVQLPGIGSAGGFGGEKDDKFVFYTFTSFTFPPTIYRYDLASRKSTVFRAPEVSFNPDDYETKQVFYPSKDGTKIPMFLTYRKGIKLDGTNPTLLYGYGGFNISLTPGFSPLRIPFLEQGGIYAQANLRGGSEYGEKWHEQGMKLKKQNVFDDFIAAAEFLIAEKYTSPARLAAQGGSNGGLLVGAVINQRPDLFRVAIPQVGVMDMLRFHKFTIGWNWIADYGSSDNADEFKALYAYSPVHNLKPDTNYPVTMITTADHDDRVVPAHSFKYAATLQEVYKGSNPVLIRIDTNSGHGASNTKKNIETTGDIYSFILWNMGIKSLKEIASK, from the coding sequence ATGTTAAGTTCTTCCGTTGCGCTGGGTCAGGCCGTAGAGCCGTTGACCTATCCAAAGGCCCGTAAAACCGATCAGGTTGATACGTATCATGGGACAAAAGTGGCTGATCCCTACCGATGGCTTGAAGATGATCGCTCGGCTGAAACCGCCGAATGGGTCACGGCCGAAAACAAGGTCACTTTCGCATATCTGGATAAAATCCCGTACCGGAAACAGTTGCAGCAGCGTCTGGAAGCGGTCTATAACTATCCTAAATACTCGGCGCCCTACCGGCGGGGTGAGTGGTTTTATTTCTCCAAGAATGACGGCTTGCAAAACCAGGCGGTCCTGTACCGACAGAAAGGACTGGACGGGCAACCGGAGGTAGTGATCGATCCAAACAAACTGTCCACCGATGGAACAACCCGACTGGGCGCGTTCTCCTTGTCGAAGGACGGAAAATACGCCGTGGTTGGCCTGTCGAAAGGTGGGTCCGACTGGCAGGAATACCAGATCATGGAGCTGGCAACGAAGACGTACCTGCCCGAAAAAATCGAGTGGGTGAAGGTGTCCGGGGCGGCCTGGCAGGGCGATGGGTTTTACTATAGTCGCTACCCAAAACCGGAAGGCAGCGCCCTTGCCGCGAAAAACGAAAACCACCAGGTCTTCTTCCATAAGCTTAACACCCCCCAGTCCGCCGATAAGCTGATTTACGAAGATGCGGCCCATCCGCAGCGGTTCCATATCGTGAGCACGACCGACGACGAACGATTTGCGCTGCTGTCGATCAGCGACCGGGGGCAGGGTAAGGACGGTAACGCACTGCTGTTTAACGATGCCCGGGCGTCACAGAAAGATTTCGTGCCTGTTGTGTCGGATATAACCGACTTCAGCTATGGTGTTGTTGACAACGACGGCGACCGGCTGCTGATTCTGACCAACGAGAAAGCGCCTAATAGCAAGGTGGTTGCCTTCGATACGAAAAAGAAAGCCTTCTCTACGCTGATTCCCGAGCGGCCGGAACCCATTACCGAAGGGGGCGTCAACGCTGCGGGCGGCAAGCTGTTCGTCGAGTACTCAAAAGACGTAACGTCGCAGATCAATGTATTCGACTATACCGGAAAACTTGAAAGCAATGTACAGCTACCGGGTATTGGCTCGGCGGGGGGCTTCGGGGGCGAGAAAGACGATAAATTCGTGTTCTATACGTTCACCTCGTTCACGTTTCCCCCAACTATTTACCGGTATGACCTGGCCAGCCGGAAAAGCACGGTTTTCCGGGCTCCCGAAGTGTCGTTCAACCCCGACGATTACGAAACAAAGCAGGTTTTCTACCCCAGCAAGGACGGCACGAAGATCCCAATGTTTCTGACGTACCGGAAAGGCATCAAGCTGGACGGTACCAACCCAACCCTGTTGTACGGCTACGGCGGTTTCAATATTAGCCTGACTCCCGGCTTTAGCCCGTTACGGATTCCGTTTCTGGAACAGGGCGGCATTTATGCCCAGGCCAACCTGCGGGGGGGGAGCGAATACGGCGAAAAGTGGCATGAACAGGGTATGAAGCTGAAAAAACAGAACGTATTCGACGATTTCATCGCTGCGGCTGAATTCCTGATTGCCGAGAAATATACCTCCCCCGCCAGGCTGGCGGCTCAGGGCGGCTCAAACGGCGGATTATTGGTGGGAGCTGTTATTAACCAGCGCCCCGATCTGTTCCGGGTTGCCATTCCACAGGTAGGGGTGATGGATATGCTGCGGTTTCACAAGTTCACGATCGGCTGGAACTGGATTGCCGACTACGGCAGCAGTGATAATGCCGACGAGTTCAAGGCACTTTACGCATACTCACCCGTTCACAACCTGAAACCGGACACGAACTACCCGGTAACAATGATTACCACCGCCGACCATGATGATCGGGTGGTGCCCGCTCACTCGTTTAAATACGCGGCTACCTTACAGGAGGTCTACAAAGGCAGCAACCCGGTCCTGATACGTATCGATACCAACTCGGGCCACGGGGCCAGCAACACGAAGAAAAACATCGAAACGACCGGCGACATTTATTCTTTCATTCTCTGGAATATGGGGATCAAGAGCCTGAAAGAAATAGCGAGTAAGTAG